One Candidatus Paceibacterota bacterium genomic region harbors:
- a CDS encoding AAA family ATPase — protein MPFGNFTTKAKEAIRKAHEVIIERGQNQVAPIHLLASIVTQEDPFIFALIEKLGVDPLLFGDHVMEAMESPETATTVSPAYQIYLTPELVRVLDAAGKIAAYLKDDFIGLEHLFLALLEIPSQAKELLSRFRIQKEDAYRVVNELKQTKITDATSPTKKNKLLEKYARNLTRLAAQDKLDPVIGRDEETRRIMEILSRRTKNNPILIGEAGTGKTAVAEGLANRIAKGDIPNLLKDKEIISLDLGLLVAGSKYRGEFEERLKGVIKEVEKAAGKIILFVDEIHTLVGAGAAEGSMDASNMLKPALARGELRVIGATTLKEYQKYIERDPALARRFQPVYVGEPSQEDAVSILRGLKEKYELHHGVRITDEALVAAVELSSRYITDRYLPDKAIDLIDEAAASIRLQLEDKPALLSDTDRKVMRLEIEKEALTKEATAIDNKDASKEAKKRIKVIERDIKAQKDATAELQTRWQKEHDNLLLIRAIRKELESLRLEAEAAEMKSDLTKAAEIRYGKIPAKEKELHIQEEQLKLIKSDTRVLKEEIREEDVSAVVSRWTGIPVQRMLEAESEKLSRIEDELRKRVIGQDEAIKKISESIKRSRAGIGDPDRPIGSFIFLGPTGVGKTELAKSLADFMFNDEKAIIRVDMSEYMERHSVSKLIGSPPGYVGYEESGTLTEAVRHRPYSIVLFDEIEKAHPEVFNILLQVLDNGRLTDSKGRFVNFKNTIIILTSNLGSEFLNRLPTIGFGNITSDGVDDAQKDRVMLSLKEHFRPEFLNRLDEIIIFNKLSLNTIKDIVRVQMAFTEKRLAVQNIIIKMSDKAVTTLAEKGYDPNYGVRPLKRAIQSSILNPISEFIIKKQLVGGGTVFVDEQDGKIVVTLAKEMKASQLSPIQSKRATQRK, from the coding sequence ATGCCATTTGGGAATTTCACAACTAAAGCCAAGGAGGCGATCCGTAAGGCTCACGAGGTTATTATTGAACGCGGGCAGAACCAGGTTGCGCCTATTCATCTGTTGGCTTCTATCGTAACGCAAGAAGATCCGTTCATCTTCGCACTAATTGAGAAGTTGGGCGTTGACCCGCTCTTGTTCGGCGACCATGTAATGGAGGCGATGGAGTCGCCAGAGACAGCCACAACCGTATCGCCCGCATACCAAATATATTTGACTCCGGAATTGGTAAGAGTGTTGGATGCCGCCGGCAAAATTGCCGCATATCTTAAAGATGATTTTATCGGTCTCGAACATTTATTCCTCGCCCTTCTTGAAATCCCGAGCCAGGCTAAGGAACTGCTCTCGCGTTTCAGAATACAAAAAGAAGATGCCTACCGTGTCGTAAACGAACTCAAACAGACCAAAATAACCGATGCCACTTCACCGACCAAGAAAAACAAACTGCTCGAGAAATATGCGCGCAATCTGACGCGCCTCGCCGCTCAAGACAAGCTCGACCCGGTAATCGGCCGAGATGAGGAGACGCGCAGGATCATGGAAATCCTCTCGCGCCGAACGAAAAATAATCCAATACTAATCGGCGAGGCAGGTACCGGCAAAACGGCTGTGGCGGAAGGTCTAGCCAATAGAATTGCCAAGGGCGACATTCCGAATTTACTGAAGGATAAAGAGATAATTTCGCTCGACTTGGGCTTGCTCGTTGCCGGCAGTAAATATCGTGGCGAATTCGAAGAGCGCCTAAAGGGTGTTATTAAAGAGGTGGAGAAGGCGGCCGGGAAGATAATTCTCTTTGTTGACGAGATACATACTTTGGTTGGCGCCGGCGCCGCTGAAGGCTCGATGGACGCATCTAACATGCTCAAGCCGGCGCTAGCGCGCGGCGAGCTCCGTGTGATTGGCGCCACGACGCTTAAAGAATATCAGAAGTATATCGAACGTGATCCGGCATTGGCACGGCGCTTCCAGCCGGTTTATGTAGGCGAACCGTCCCAAGAAGACGCGGTTTCCATCTTGCGCGGACTTAAAGAAAAGTACGAGTTGCATCATGGCGTTCGTATAACCGACGAAGCGCTTGTAGCCGCAGTTGAACTCTCGAGCAGGTATATTACTGATAGATACTTGCCTGATAAAGCCATTGACCTTATTGACGAGGCGGCCGCATCTATTCGCTTACAACTTGAAGACAAGCCTGCCTTGCTCTCTGATACCGACCGTAAGGTGATGCGGCTCGAGATAGAGAAAGAAGCGCTGACCAAAGAAGCGACCGCAATAGACAACAAAGACGCGAGCAAAGAGGCCAAGAAACGCATTAAAGTTATCGAGAGGGATATCAAAGCGCAAAAAGACGCAACAGCCGAGCTCCAAACGCGCTGGCAGAAGGAGCACGACAACCTTCTCCTCATTCGCGCCATTCGCAAGGAACTCGAGTCGCTCCGCCTGGAAGCCGAGGCTGCGGAGATGAAGTCTGACCTGACCAAGGCTGCGGAGATTCGTTACGGCAAAATCCCAGCAAAGGAGAAAGAGTTGCATATCCAAGAAGAACAGCTCAAACTCATAAAGTCGGACACTCGCGTTCTTAAGGAAGAGATCCGCGAGGAAGACGTTTCGGCCGTGGTCTCGCGTTGGACAGGGATACCGGTTCAGCGAATGCTTGAGGCAGAAAGCGAGAAGCTCTCCAGAATAGAGGATGAGCTGCGTAAACGTGTTATCGGCCAGGACGAGGCTATCAAAAAAATATCAGAGTCGATTAAACGTTCGCGCGCTGGCATCGGCGATCCGGACAGACCGATAGGGTCATTCATCTTCCTTGGTCCGACGGGCGTTGGTAAAACAGAACTGGCCAAATCACTTGCCGACTTTATGTTCAACGACGAGAAGGCAATTATTCGTGTCGACATGTCGGAGTATATGGAGCGCCATTCCGTGTCGAAGCTTATCGGCTCGCCCCCGGGCTATGTGGGTTATGAAGAGTCGGGGACACTCACCGAGGCGGTGCGTCACCGGCCGTATTCTATTGTACTTTTCGATGAGATCGAGAAGGCACATCCGGAGGTATTTAATATTCTTCTCCAAGTTTTGGATAACGGCAGGCTCACGGACTCCAAGGGGCGCTTCGTCAACTTCAAGAACACAATAATCATTCTGACCTCGAATCTCGGTTCGGAATTCCTAAACCGTCTGCCGACTATCGGCTTTGGCAATATTACTTCTGACGGCGTAGATGATGCGCAGAAGGATCGCGTAATGCTCTCGCTTAAGGAACACTTCCGCCCCGAATTCCTAAATCGTCTCGATGAGATAATTATCTTCAATAAACTCTCGCTTAATACGATCAAAGATATCGTGCGCGTGCAGATGGCATTTACCGAGAAACGTTTGGCTGTGCAGAATATTATTATAAAAATGTCAGACAAGGCTGTCACCACGCTCGCAGAGAAGGGTTACGACCCGAATTATGGCGTACGTCCGCTTAAGCGCGCCATCCAAAGCAGTATTCTCAATCCCATTTCCGAATTCATAATCAAGAAGCAACTGGTCGGCGGGGGAACCGTGTTTGTAGACGAGCAAGACGGCAAGATCGTCGTAACCCTGGCCAAAGAGATGAAGGCGTCTCAACTGTCGCCAATTCAATCGAAGCGCGCGACACAAAGAAAATAA
- a CDS encoding GIY-YIG nuclease family protein, with amino-acid sequence MYYVYVLLSKKEHRLYVGSTADVTNRLHLHNSGKVKSTQFYKPWELKRVEEYATRAEAFRREMFLKTGQQKEILRNLYC; translated from the coding sequence ATGTATTATGTCTATGTATTGTTAAGTAAAAAAGAGCACAGACTTTATGTAGGAAGTACAGCGGATGTTACTAATAGACTTCATCTGCATAATAGTGGTAAAGTTAAATCGACACAGTTTTACAAACCATGGGAACTTAAGCGAGTCGAAGAATACGCAACGAGAGCCGAAGCGTTTCGGCGAGAAATGTTCCTCAAGACCGGACAACAAAAGGAGATACTAAGAAATTTGTACTGTTGA
- a CDS encoding ribosome-binding factor A, with product MTFRKARVQDQMRDWCAEYFKDHPSPTGLLTLTGFDMSPDMKYATILISVLPESAEQTVFDYAVRELHNLREFVKSQAHMRVFPFFKIELDIGEKRRQAFDEVLRQAKEADKNR from the coding sequence ATGACCTTCCGCAAAGCACGAGTACAGGATCAAATGCGCGACTGGTGCGCAGAATATTTTAAAGACCATCCGAGTCCGACAGGTTTGCTGACCTTAACCGGCTTCGACATGTCGCCCGACATGAAGTATGCCACGATACTTATTTCAGTACTCCCTGAGTCCGCCGAGCAAACAGTGTTTGATTATGCCGTGCGCGAACTCCACAACCTCCGCGAATTTGTAAAATCCCAAGCGCACATGCGCGTCTTCCCCTTCTTCAAAATTGAGCTTGATATAGGCGAAAAAAGGCGCCAGGCGTTCGACGAAGTTTTGCGCCAGGCCAAAGAGGCGGATAAGAACCGATAG
- the infB gene encoding translation initiation factor IF-2: protein MNKSETSQTIERPPVIVIMGHIDHGKSTLLDYVRKSNIVAGEAGGITQHTGSYEVIHETPKGEKKKITFIDTPGHAAFSEMRVRGAIAADIAILIISAEEGVKAQTLEALKAIMEAKIPYIVAITKIDKPNANVDRVRQDLATNDVYVEGYGGTIPCVPISSKSGEGIPELLDMILLVAELGEFKADPTLPASGVVLEASLDAKRGASATLLIREGTLHQGDFLAIGNEATPVRSMQDFNGARIESATVCAPVQIMGFKTPPKAGAVFMAAKSKKEAEAYAETQAKVAATARLSATGGESGVVLPIILKADFLGTLEAIEGELKKLTTPEVTIKLVHTGIGNVSEADMKVAESSEHPIIIGFNVKVDNSAQGIAEKIGVQPRLFSIIYEITDMLKEEIAKLTPKVVVEQAVGKVKILKTFGGTKDKQIVGGAVTEGMIIDGKQVKVIRQNTEVARGLIVGLQQQKIKVKEVPADTQFGAMIECKLEIAPGDILEVFDIIENS from the coding sequence ATGAATAAATCAGAGACCTCACAAACCATAGAACGTCCACCCGTGATTGTAATAATGGGCCACATTGACCACGGCAAGTCAACGCTTTTAGACTATGTTCGCAAAAGCAATATCGTTGCCGGCGAGGCGGGCGGCATCACCCAACACACCGGTTCGTATGAAGTGATTCACGAAACGCCGAAGGGCGAGAAGAAAAAGATTACCTTCATCGATACGCCGGGCCACGCGGCATTCTCCGAGATGCGCGTTCGCGGAGCGATCGCCGCCGATATCGCTATATTAATTATTTCCGCAGAAGAAGGCGTAAAGGCTCAAACCCTCGAGGCCCTCAAGGCCATCATGGAGGCGAAGATCCCCTACATTGTCGCTATCACCAAAATAGACAAGCCGAATGCCAATGTCGACCGCGTCCGCCAGGACTTAGCAACCAATGACGTATATGTAGAAGGTTACGGCGGCACCATCCCCTGCGTACCAATATCGTCTAAATCAGGTGAAGGCATCCCAGAATTGCTTGATATGATTTTACTTGTTGCAGAGCTTGGAGAGTTCAAAGCAGATCCTACACTACCCGCCTCTGGTGTTGTGCTAGAAGCAAGCCTTGATGCCAAACGCGGCGCGTCGGCTACTTTGCTCATTCGTGAGGGCACGCTTCATCAAGGCGACTTCCTCGCTATCGGCAACGAGGCAACACCGGTGCGCTCGATGCAAGACTTCAATGGCGCTCGAATAGAATCAGCGACAGTTTGTGCGCCGGTTCAAATCATGGGATTCAAGACGCCGCCGAAAGCAGGTGCCGTGTTTATGGCAGCGAAGTCGAAGAAAGAAGCGGAGGCTTATGCCGAGACTCAAGCGAAGGTGGCGGCAACCGCAAGATTAAGCGCAACAGGCGGCGAGTCTGGTGTAGTGCTCCCCATCATCCTTAAGGCAGACTTCCTCGGCACGCTTGAAGCGATCGAGGGCGAGCTCAAGAAGCTGACGACCCCGGAAGTGACTATCAAGTTAGTTCACACCGGTATCGGTAATGTGAGCGAAGCCGACATGAAGGTCGCCGAGAGCAGTGAGCACCCGATTATTATCGGCTTCAATGTCAAAGTCGACAACAGCGCGCAAGGTATTGCCGAAAAGATTGGTGTCCAACCTCGATTGTTCTCGATCATCTACGAGATAACCGACATGCTTAAAGAAGAAATAGCCAAGCTCACACCCAAGGTGGTCGTCGAGCAAGCGGTTGGCAAAGTCAAGATTCTTAAGACATTCGGCGGGACGAAGGACAAGCAGATTGTCGGCGGAGCGGTAACCGAAGGCATGATCATAGACGGTAAGCAGGTCAAGGTCATCCGCCAGAACACCGAAGTCGCCCGCGGACTCATCGTCGGCTTGCAACAGCAGAAGATCAAAGTTAAAGAAGTCCCGGCCGATACCCAGTTCGGCGCCATGATAGAGTGCAAGCTCGAGATCGCTCCGGGCGATATTTTAGAAGTGTTCGATATCATCGAAAATTCTTAA
- a CDS encoding DUF4446 family protein yields the protein MQDSILYIALAGLALSLIAVGLLIRLEFKLKKLFAGTKADTLEDVIGALHKELRAQQEAAGQADARIDDLHNRVKRSVQSIRTIRFNPFQDSGSNQSFSMVFADEEGNGVVLSSLYARDRMSVYAKPLEEFSSVHELTDEEQHVIDERKKLHE from the coding sequence ATGCAAGACTCCATATTGTACATAGCCCTTGCGGGTCTGGCCTTGTCGCTCATTGCAGTGGGCCTTTTAATACGGCTTGAATTCAAACTCAAGAAGCTTTTCGCCGGCACAAAAGCCGACACTCTGGAAGATGTTATTGGTGCTCTTCATAAGGAGTTGCGCGCGCAGCAAGAAGCAGCCGGGCAAGCCGATGCTCGCATCGATGATTTACACAATAGGGTCAAGCGCAGTGTTCAGTCTATCCGCACCATACGTTTCAACCCCTTTCAAGATTCCGGCAGTAACCAGAGCTTCTCGATGGTGTTCGCCGACGAGGAGGGCAACGGCGTCGTACTCTCATCTCTTTATGCGCGCGATAGAATGAGCGTCTATGCCAAACCTCTAGAAGAATTTTCTTCGGTACACGAGCTTACGGACGAAGAACAGCATGTCATAGATGAGCGCAAAAAATTACATGAATAA
- a CDS encoding cysteine desulfurase family protein: protein MLFGRFSQRRIFMDYAAGTEPNPSSIHADGVTLRREFENARKKLAKALATQANELIFTSGGTEANNLAILGTFRTAKKKINKPHIITSNIEHASVLEAVKQAEREGAEVSYLPVREDGIVDISKLESLIKAETVLVSLMHANNETGTLQPVREVGIIVKKLKVAVPAGRQESRKEYPYFHTDASQTAGHRSIEPHAFFADLLTISGHKVYGPKGTGLLFVKNGTDIEPLFFGGGQERGLRPGTENVEGQIKFAEAFLEVQKNRQEESKRLEEVRHFFLKELSTQGGLVYNGSKGHQLPNIVNVSFMSIESDRMVLELDAKGIAVSAGSACHARLPAPGRSNGGQAGNSAFSQVIANMKGEGVAKHAIRFSLGRNTDKKNVNIVVSEISAILAANGRTQ, encoded by the coding sequence ATGCTATTTGGCCGCTTTTCGCAACGCAGGATATTCATGGATTATGCAGCCGGTACGGAGCCTAATCCGAGCTCGATTCACGCGGACGGTGTGACGCTACGACGTGAATTCGAAAATGCAAGAAAGAAGCTTGCTAAAGCTCTTGCAACACAAGCAAACGAACTTATCTTCACAAGCGGTGGGACGGAGGCGAATAATCTCGCAATCCTGGGCACTTTCCGCACCGCAAAAAAGAAGATAAATAAGCCACATATCATTACCTCGAATATAGAGCATGCGTCAGTCCTAGAGGCGGTGAAGCAGGCCGAACGCGAAGGCGCGGAAGTTTCGTACCTGCCTGTTCGTGAAGACGGCATTGTTGATATTTCGAAACTAGAGTCTTTAATAAAGGCTGAAACAGTTCTCGTCTCACTCATGCACGCGAATAACGAAACGGGGACATTACAACCTGTCCGCGAAGTGGGAATTATAGTTAAAAAGTTGAAAGTTGCCGTGCCTGCCGGCAGGCAGGAAAGTAGAAAGGAATATCCTTACTTCCATACTGATGCAAGTCAAACCGCGGGGCATAGATCCATAGAGCCACATGCATTTTTTGCGGATCTGTTGACCATAAGCGGGCATAAGGTTTATGGCCCGAAGGGGACAGGACTTTTATTCGTAAAAAACGGAACGGATATTGAACCGTTATTTTTTGGCGGCGGTCAGGAACGCGGATTGCGCCCGGGGACAGAGAATGTTGAAGGTCAAATTAAATTTGCGGAAGCATTTCTTGAGGTTCAGAAAAACAGGCAAGAGGAATCAAAAAGGCTGGAAGAAGTACGGCACTTTTTTCTCAAAGAACTCAGCACACAAGGCGGTCTTGTGTATAATGGATCGAAGGGTCATCAATTGCCGAACATTGTAAATGTCTCTTTCATGAGTATCGAGAGCGACAGAATGGTGTTGGAACTTGATGCGAAGGGGATAGCTGTCTCCGCCGGGAGCGCTTGTCATGCCCGCCTGCCAGCGCCTGGGCGCAGTAATGGCGGGCAGGCCGGCAACTCGGCTTTTTCGCAAGTTATCGCGAATATGAAGGGAGAAGGGGTAGCCAAACATGCGATCCGCTTTAGCCTCGGCAGGAATACTGACAAGAAAAATGTAAATATTGTTGTGAGTGAAATTTCTGCTATACTGGCGGCAAATGGAAGAACTCAATAA